A region from the Candidatus Zixiibacteriota bacterium genome encodes:
- a CDS encoding deoxyribonuclease IV gives MAAGRRGPLLGAHMSIAGGVSNALLRGAKVRCDAIQIFTKSSRQWAAPPYSREEIELFARHRRETGIAAVIAHDSYLLNLGSPDARLRKKSVAAFIDEVERCERLGISNLVAHPGAHMGAGEREGIRLIARSLDEIHAACPGYAVKVTLEITAGQGSNLGYRFEQVRDIIDATREGERLRVCFDTEHAFAAGYDIRTRDGYERTFAEFDELIGLERLAAFHLNDSKRELNSRVDRHEHIGKGKIGLEAFRLLVNDKRFWGLPMCLETPKGPDLREDRRNLAVLRRLLD, from the coding sequence ATCGCGGCAGGGAGACGCGGCCCTTTGCTCGGCGCCCACATGTCGATTGCCGGCGGCGTGAGCAACGCGCTCCTCCGCGGCGCCAAGGTGCGCTGCGACGCGATCCAGATCTTCACGAAATCGTCGCGGCAATGGGCCGCTCCACCCTACAGCCGGGAGGAGATCGAGCTTTTCGCCCGGCACCGCCGGGAGACCGGCATCGCCGCCGTCATCGCCCACGACTCCTATCTTCTGAACCTGGGGTCGCCGGACGCGCGGCTGAGGAAAAAATCCGTGGCGGCTTTCATCGACGAGGTCGAGCGCTGCGAACGGCTGGGGATTTCCAACCTGGTCGCCCACCCCGGCGCGCACATGGGCGCGGGCGAGCGCGAAGGCATCCGGCTGATCGCCCGCTCGCTCGACGAGATCCACGCGGCCTGTCCCGGCTACGCGGTCAAGGTCACGCTCGAGATCACGGCCGGACAGGGTTCGAATCTCGGCTACCGCTTCGAGCAGGTGCGCGACATCATCGACGCGACGCGCGAGGGCGAGCGGCTGCGCGTCTGCTTCGACACCGAGCACGCTTTCGCCGCCGGCTACGACATCCGCACCCGGGACGGTTACGAGCGCACCTTCGCCGAGTTCGACGAGCTGATCGGCCTGGAGCGGCTCGCCGCCTTCCACTTGAACGACTCGAAGCGGGAGCTGAACTCGCGCGTCGACCGCCACGAGCACATCGGCAAGGGGAAGATCGGGCTCGAAGCCTTTCGCCTCCTGGTCAACGACAAGCGCTTCTGGGGACTCCCGATGTGTCTGGAGACCCCCAAGGGTCCGGATCTCAGGGAAGACCGGCGAAATCTCGCCGTGCTGCGCCGACTGCTCGACTGA
- a CDS encoding PepSY domain-containing protein: MKRLLGAIALASGVALAAGVAGAQWRGPGGGMGPGMMRGAGRGWMQGAPPCAGAPGAAAETITEEKAKELATAYADRYLKGFTVERVLPFTGRFHTMYSVELKNEAGEVRTLHVNPFGNVMPFGGPWRRG, encoded by the coding sequence ATGAAAAGATTGCTGGGGGCGATTGCGCTGGCAAGCGGCGTGGCCCTCGCGGCCGGCGTTGCCGGAGCCCAGTGGCGCGGGCCTGGCGGCGGCATGGGTCCGGGCATGATGCGCGGCGCGGGCCGCGGCTGGATGCAGGGCGCTCCGCCCTGCGCGGGCGCGCCCGGCGCGGCGGCCGAGACGATCACCGAGGAGAAGGCCAAGGAGCTGGCGACCGCGTACGCGGACCGGTACCTCAAAGGCTTCACCGTCGAACGCGTGCTTCCCTTTACCGGCCGGTTCCACACGATGTATTCCGTGGAGCTGAAAAACGAGGCCGGCGAGGTACGCACGCTGCACGTCAATCCGTTCGGTAACGTGATGCCCTTCGGGGGACCGTGGCGCCGCGGCTGA